In Cryptomeria japonica chromosome 5, Sugi_1.0, whole genome shotgun sequence, the genomic window ttgccactgtgcatatttttctgaagatgcttctccataaaaatatggatattgaaacatattgaatgctactgatctttttcatttaattttcctttttacagagttgccacctctttcatagaggacataagttatttctttcttttgagttctctcccacaatagagtcttaataattcttccctagcagagtcgccaatctgttgggtctcaaatcaatagattggataggttctaaggaaatgccaactcctatgatcaaaccctccaattgacttggccaacttatagagtgaacctatttggttactaactctctcactttaggctctgcaggacgtAGGcgagtatacctactcactagttgttccttcaactaatgctttttatagcagatttagtgtcttaatctgatatctcctagtctcagaatggcataagtttctcaaACAGATTGATtttagatgtgtgtattgatctatgtatcttacaaaggcatatatgttacactttggctaaattaccttactatacctactctactaatcctaatgcttaaaagtaaagggtaattgggatggttaaagggtttgtttacaaatgatcaatgcctttcctcttatttggtctacagagtcttatatttcttcaggacttattgtgtaaacttatgagacagtttttaaacccaccccctctcgacgagtctattagttattgtttcttatgagctctacttcaatgtctatattataaactgcttgaatgaatttaaccctaactttaagagaccatccaaggaagaaatacagggaacaattacaattcacaagtaaatcttttttgatccaaatctacaatatgaaacacaaaatttcactggacgaacacaaataaccttatctcctttagataatatcacaagcaactgccttttgagaatatgttaactctcaacacatatgagaaagaaaatgcaactggtaatttttgataaaaagtttaaaagtacaaaattgcctccacctcttgtatctctctattttttttctctctttacattttacatcacacatatatatatgtgtttgaatggttttcatatccctttgggtgaaaagacaccctccttttaaataaaaataattccaaatcccgaaattgccttagtttatgtaattaattatcactttacaagttgtttaggcatattagaggtattttaaggctattttatgggtatataatggataaatggtctttaaatgatgtaaataccccctttggtgcttcacactccattttttatggcCATTATTGTTTttgtgttatggtttcatattgtgtaacaaatataaaatatattacttgtacctattcaatatatatatgtatatatatatttagaatttttcttgctccttgtcttggaatttggaattctaaaaattgcaaattgtaGGGTTCCAacatatcctctctctctctctctctctctctctctctctctctctctctctctctctctctctctcttcccctctctctcctctccccatTACAAACACAACAGAAGCATAGACCATATTGGTAATGGAGGTTGATATTCATGTACTCCCTAAATGCATGCAAtaaatagaccaattttttttctatttgaccTTGCAcacctcttcggcatacccattgcatacCAAGGTGCAAATGCTAGTAATTAACCCTTGAAAATGACATAAGAATGGGAAAATTGTTAGGTTTGAGATTGGGTTGATCAATGGTGTGGATTAGATGAGATATCAATGACTGCTCGATCAAATTATTGGTTGAAAGACTATGATCAAATTGGTTGGGAGATTGTGAGATGGAGGGTggatgaaaaaataataaaatcaacaaACACCATTATACCATATTTGAATAAACGAATAAAAGGAATCCTTGACAATACAACACTTGTTTAGGGAAGACAAGGTTGGGTAATAGGGAGAACTCATTGTCGCACTTTCCATGATGCATGTAGGTTGTGTTTTCAACCACACAATGTACATCAATATGATTTTACTAGAAAGGTCAAATAATAAAAGGTTATGAATCCTTTATTTGATGTACTTTCTCACTTAGACTCCACCAAGCCTAGAATTTGATGGTCTATATGCCTGTTTTTTCACTTTTAGACCATATAAATGATACTTCAAATTGTTAATTCACCATAAAACAATATATTAGGTAATACATATTATATAGGATTATTATTTTTAAACccatatatattattttagaatatttattataaaaatacaaatttatttagaatattttaaaatggtaggatagagttgtttctatttttataatattttaatatgaatttttagtatCATACTTTTtacatgaatttagaaacttagccaatttttttcttttaaatattttttatctcaattttgaaacttgtcataattgagatgatattttaatatgaatttttagaataattttttattataactaGAAACAAGTTTTTTTagtataaatttaaatttttacatATATTACCAATTTATCATTGTTTCCAAAAAAATTACActttttttatttatataagaTATCATAATGAAAGGACAaggattttcatttcttttcaagaaGCAATATCTACATTTTAATTAACATATTTTTGTAAACAAAATTATAGACAacaacaattaaaaaaattaaaattactaTTAAATTCTTTGGTAGATAAAACAAGTGCTGCAGAGCAGCGAAGTTCCTACATAGGAGTACAAGGTCGGTTGTGTGGTTGTTTTGAGTTGTTTGCAGACCTTAAAGAAGAAATTATTTCTTTCATGGAGTATTCCCCCAACTATTGATCAGAGAAAGGACATAACAATGAACACTTCTCAAATGTAGCCACCCAAAAACTATAGTAATAATTACATTGATTTTTGTATGGAAACAATAGCCCTAGATTTAGATGAGATTGAAGCAACTCTTCCATTGAAATATGGAAGATTTAGAGATAATCATAAAAATTCAGAAAGGCCAACTGCATTGGATGCGGGAGTCTTACCTTATAACGATGATTCAATAGTTTTTTCTTCAAAATTATCTATAATTAGTCATGGATCTACTCATAGAAACTACCAATCAGACTAGATAGATACTTTCAATGCAGAGATTAACAACAAAATGAACTTGGGAGTGTACATAGCATCTATGGATTCAAATGATCTTCTCAACTTCACAAACAATTATGAAAGCTTTAGGATAGTCCAAGGATAGTCCATCAACAGAGAGAAGGCAATTACGAAGGCATATTACTCTAGCAGATACTTCTTCTACCTTGGGGTATGGGGCATGTCAACATTAATCTTATGAAAGCTTTAGGATAGTCCAAGGATAGTCCATCAACAGAGAGAAGGCAATTACGAAGGCATATTACTCTAGCAGATACTTCTTCTACCTTGGGGTATGGGGCATGTCAACATTAATCTTAGAagaatgtatatatctaattttgaAGCTAGAAAAGTAATTTATGTGTCGTATCCCAGATTTTGTCCAAAATGAGATTCCAAATGCAATATGTGATCAAGAAAAAAAATGCCAAGACCCATTGCACACCACATGGAAGAGGTGTATCATTTAAACCTTGTTTTGACAATATTTTTAGGTATTTTATGTAGAACACAGAATATAAATGACTCCCTAAATGCACGGAACTAGTCACAAGCAAGGTCTTGAGCAACCAACTAGGATGTGTATGACATAAAGATAAATCTcataaaacataaatattaatcTAGGAAAGATGTTGTACATTAATATATCTAATaaacatgaatatcaaaacaaaaatcagataATCACATAACAAGGACATATCCAAAAGTAATTTCAAATTGCATAAAACAATAGCAATTAAAATTTAATCTGGAGTTTAATATAATTCTAACACAAAATGAGGTATGGGGCATGGCACAAAAATATTTTGACATTTTAAAATTTCACACTCCATCAATATTTCTAGAAAATATTCTGCCTAAAAATATTTGTATAGTAGAATCTTAAGTGGCAGTAGAATATTTGAATTTTGAACACTGGACATTCCAGAATACCCATTCCTAGCTTGTACTTTGCCTAATCTCCTATTTTCTAAAACTACCCTGCCAAATTGGGAGAAACGTATGTCTTGTCCTTACATTTATTTCACGGGCTGCGAGGATTATAGGATATGGACAAAACGGGTTCAATTGGCAGGTGTACAACCAAACACCGTAAACTTTGTTAGCATCCCCCAGCCTGTGCCAAAAGAGGGGCTTTTGAGCAAGGTATAGATCTACAAATCCAGAAAACTCCAAAGCTCGCAACCAACATCCTCCCTGGTAAAAATGAGAATAATATTTCATCATAAATCTTGTAGTTAAAATTGTTTTAGCCATGCTAAAATCTAATTACAGAAACAGACCATATGAATTAAAAGGTATAGAAACTTGAAAGTGAAATGTGTTATACCAAATTGTGCCAATTGAAACCCTAACCACTcattttttcaaacaaaagagttCTTCAAAGACTTGACATGCTTTTCTaaaataatttttcctttaaaaaacAATAGTACCACCCAGTGCCCTCGTATCTACTCTTCGTACTGTGCACATAAAGCTGTGAATCCTAGAGCCCCCTATTTTACAATGGCGGAGAGGCACAAAGGGCTCTGAACACTTAGGGTTTTATTATTTTGTATTCCAGGCCAATAACAACCACATAATAATGAAAACTAACTATAATGTGGTAGAGAGGTACAAATGCATCTGAAAATTTAGGCTTTATTCTTTTGTGTGAGAATTTAGATTTAGAAATTTAAAGAAAACTTAAATTGCTACAATAGCTTCTCTGGTTTTCGGATGCTTTAAAATTTTGACCAGCTTACAAATGCTTAATGTTATAATTAGAATGTGATTGCAAATATATGACCCTAAAAAATACTATTCCAATAGAATATCAGAGAGCTTTTTTAAAATATCTGTGTGAAAACCAAGAATCTACAGGGTTTGTGTTAGTACATCCAACTCATCactaatgtttttcaaaatttctgTGTGAAAAGTGAAACTAAAAATCTAAGGTAATTGGTCAGGACATTCGATCCATTAGTACAACtttaaaaaatatttgtatttaaaatgAAGTCAAAAACTTAAGATTTTTGGGGTTTGAACATCCGCTCCACCAACCAAAATTGAACAAATCTTTACCAAGTTAATGCATTATTTATCCTTCGGCATTTTCTGGGGTTTAACTTCTAAATCTTCTAAGAAACATATCTAAAAAATCCTTAAGTGTTTTATTTAAAAGATGCAGAGGGGGAAATAAGGAAACTTAACTTGTAGATTGAGGAGCTAAAAAATTCTAGCAGTTATAGTAATTTCTGGAGGATATGCGCTTGATCTGAATGCCATACTaggatattcttcaacttctttagGGTTATTTTTGCTAACTTTTATGGTAAAAACTACATGATTGTGAGAGACCAGTCCCACAGAAGGCATATATTTTCTGCCTTGAAACATCAAGATGAAGTTTAATATCCTCAACAACCATGTAAATGGGACAGCTGTttttttgcattttccatgaaATCCCACCGCCATTCAAAGGTAGGATGTTGTATTCGAGACGGTTACCACAGATGTTCTCTCAATACACCATCTCCAAAAGCTCTAAATCACCACTGCCTTGTCTTGGTTTCGGCATTCCTCCTCGATACCCCTGTGTTCTCTTGTCAGTTTTACATATTCAAAGCACATATTAAGACTATTGACTTGAGATCAATGCAGGATGTTTCTGATTTAAATGTTGGCAAATATAGAAACTTCCATATTAATTGCTCCATTTGACAGTATGGAGCCTCTAGGTAGGTGGATAGGAGAAATTAATGCCAATGAAATCCTCCTTAATTTTGACTACACATACTAATTTATTGAATATCCCCTCGTAATCTAGACAAGATGGATTCCGACTTAAAGCCTTACTACGTAGCCATTTGCAATGCTTATACAACTTGTGCTTAAATGGGCTTTAGTGTGCTGCTTCAATCTTCTGACTTACCCTCATGAAAATCACCTTGAGTTTTTTAGGGCTTACCTCTAACCAATATATTTCACAAGTGGTTTCTAGCTAGCCACAAATTCTTTTCACAAATGGTTTGTAGCTGACCATAAACTTTGCTCTCAAGTGGTTTCTACTGACCACAAACTTCACATACTAGTGGTTTCTACTGAGACCATATGAAAATCAATCCATCTACCGAGACACATGGGTAACCAGCAGCTGTGCTCGGTAATTGTATAGGAATTATTTTTAGATACATAGATTCATCAATATTTGTAACAATACTAAAGTGTCTAGTACAACCAATCATGCACCCCTTACAAAAATTGAAGTACAATAACCATTCCAAATCATTCAAATATTTGCCCAAAAATATAATTTCATTATCTACCCATTTACATGTCAATAATATGGAGAACAATTCTTCTCTTTCCTTTAGCCTGGCTTGGCCAACTACAGTGGCCTCATAAAGAACCTCAACTCCTCTTTTTCAATAATCTACTCTTTATTTTTTTACAGGGAATGTCCAACCTTCTTATCTTCTTTTTTCAACTCAATCTTGACACCCAATATCTTCTATTGCATAGCCTTTTCATGGCCTAACCTTTTTATGCATCGGGTTAAATTAGCGACTCCCTCAACATTAGATTTTCTACAATGACATCTTTTTCTATAGATCTGCATCCCAGAAATCTCTCCTTCCTTTGACTGGTGATTTCCTCTTTGGATCACTGACTTTTCAAAGTCTAAAACTCCTTCAAACCCAACGATCTTTTGGTGATCTTTTAGTGGTAACGACTTCTAATTCAACTGGCAACAAACCTTTCCTTTTTTAGCGGCTTCTACTGCTTCCTTAACTTAACAGCCTATGATCTTTCATAGAGAGCTATGAACTCTCCTTCAATATAACTGTAGCTTCGATTTTCTTTGACCTCTCTGCAGAAAGGCTTTCTTCAACACTTCTTCTTGTATCAAAGACTCCAAAATCTCCTTGAGCTATGGGAAATATTGCAAATCTACTAAGCTTTGAGACTCGATCTGTGATGGAGGAGGTCACAGAAGGCTGGGCAAGAAAAATCTCCTCCCTACAATCCAACGTAATGAATCTCAGCAGCAAACGCCAACGAGCATATGGTACTTCTTCAATGTTTGGAGCTCTCCTTTAATCAAACAACAGCATGGTGACTTTGGTCGTCGGTTCATAGCTTCTGCAAACAACTTTGGCTTTTGTGATTTACAAATCACCATTCCTTGACAACTGAAAAAAGCCTTTGTTCAACTGCTACAACAATTTTAGACAAGCACTTGCGTAATGCCTTCAAATATCAACACTCCAATGATGGCTTCAGCTCTTTAGCAAGGGTAGAACACTTCTCGAGATTCTTTCTGGTTCTACAAAATCTCCAGGAGCATTAACcatcggctctgataccaatttgaaggATGAGGGAGGAAACAGGGCAAACACAAATTTACACATTGAACCACAAATACACAATTTTTATTCAACAAAATCATAACAACTAATATCTAAGCTTCACCTCACTCATCTCCAAAGGCTATGATATATAGTGAATTGTCAGACCCTTACAACTCTACAGAGCTGGACTCAACTTGGAGTACTAAACATATAGAAATGCCTCTTATTTATAGAGGCCTTGGAACTATTTATAGTTCTACATATTCAAAGCACATGTTAAGACTATTGATTTGAGGTCGATTCAAGATGTTTCTGATTTAAATGTTGGGTAGATATGGAAACTTCTACATTAATTGCTTAGGTTGACAGtatgaagattggaatggaggaagaaataacatgaaaaataaaaacacTTTTTTATATTGATCAGATTAACATAATATATTTCACAAACTTCTCAGAGAGCTTCATCTCATTCATCTCCTAAACACCCTTACATACACCTGGATTGCATATTTCCTTACAGCTTTTGAAAAGCTGGACTCAACATGGAGTACCGAACATATACAAATGCCTCTTATTTATAGAGGTCTTGGAACTGTTTATAGTTCTACATATTCAAAGAACATGTTAAGACTATTGACTTGAGATCAATGCAGGATGTTTTTTATTTAAATGCTGGCAGATATAGAAACTTCTAAATTAAATGCTTTGTTTGATAGTATGGAGCCTCTACATAGGTGGACAGGAGAAATTAATGCCAACAATATATCCATATTAAAAAAAATAGGAGGCCAAACATCACTCCTCAAAACCAATAGTAatctcaattttttttatcatggtTGAAAACCATTATTATTTATTCGCCCACCAAAAAAACATAGCATAAGCATATGGAGGACTAAGGCTCCAACTTTGGGCCATCCTCACAATAGGCTAAGCTTACGTTTATTACAtttttcagagtctatatatcatATTATtgatagagagtaatcaatctatCTAAGAGCAAGTAGAATGGGCCATGTAAGCCAAAGAGCCAACTAATGGAGCATTGATATAGGTTGTAGCTTCACAATGTTGATAATCATGTCTGTCATCTGGAAAGTGATCATTAGCATTTGGGCCACCCACAACTGCTCTGACCAAAAGGTTTGGATTGGGGGCATTGTTGTCCAAGAATTGGAAGCCCGCAATGCACCCAATGGCATGTGGGTGTTGAGCAACTGAAGACAGACATGAGCCTCTGTGGTGAATTCGCTGTGGGTACTTGGAACCTTGTCCAACCATGTATGATATCTACAGAGGATTGGAACTCAGTATATAGTTCACCTGCCACAACATAAAATTCCTCATGAGAATAATACGAGTTAATGTATGCTTAAAAGAATGGGCATTAACACTCACTAAAACGTTTAGAAAACAGGGTTAAAAAGAGTTGATAAATTACTTTTAACTATTTTTACCAGCATGGTTATAGTTTTGACACTTCATTATTCTTTTCAATTACTATTCTACATACCTGGCACTTTGCTATTGCTCTAATCTTGCGAGGAGTCACTGTCACTCCCCCACAAGACACTAGTTGTTTGGAGGAGCTGAGGTATTTTGTATAGGTCAATAGTATGAAGGATGAAGATGTAACATACTGCAGTTTAACTTCAGGAAGATGTAACATGCTGCAGTTTAACTTCAGGTAATAAGTAGAGAAGTCCTCCTGTTCAAACATGCACCCCAGTGTTAGGTTTTTAGGTTCCAATCACAAGAGTAGCATGGATTCAGATAAAGTAAATTTTCACCAACTTGGTGTGTATTTACATCCAAGAAGGATTGAATAGACATAGTTGTAACCAAGACTTTTGAAGTCTTGAAGAGACTACACTTTATCTACCAG contains:
- the LOC131056188 gene encoding endoglucanase 3-like, coding for MGAIAKRQVDYILGSNPLEMSYMDELLWGAAWLHKAMKNVEYLNYIQANHHSLGADESDNIFGWFKKKIRARVLLSKEILEDFSTYYLKLNCSMLHLPEVKLQYVTSSSFILLTYTKYLSSSKQLVSCGGVTVTPRKIRAIAKCQISYMVGQGSKYPQRIHHRGSCLSSVAQHPHAIGCIAGFQFLDNNAPNPNLLVRAVVGGPNANDHFPDDRHDYQHCEATTYINAPLVGSLAYMAHSTCS